The proteins below come from a single Chryseobacterium capnotolerans genomic window:
- a CDS encoding TlpA family protein disulfide reductase gives MKKYLLLFIIAIFVMSCSKKVEVKGKITGSSPLERIEFVEASGVGTLPLINIGLDKDGNFSGSFEAPKDGMYVINYANKQNLIYLEGGQKVNISGNAMTFPNEYVITGDAKKNNDFLAATQKFLGEYGSKIDLRQMMAGDEAAFVKGMQKVEADINKNVDDLAAKNNPSKALLAWKKNDVKVTVLNLLANYEMSHGAMAGNPSYKASKALTDYEAKLDNDKEAMVKSIPLYRQYLLVKMTPDFQKYAEANSKNKTGITTSEMFAKYLSTKKDLSQTAKDYLLAFVMAQADIHPTSPTANIDKIKKLIDTDIKDATIKSDLLKMQMAITGIKIGEVAPEAALVKQDGKAYKLSENKGKPYMLFFYASWNPYISEATVPVLKEVVNFYKSKMNFVFVNVDDTKDQFIKTSNSLLKGIQGVNVYGEKGMESDIAKKYGVYGFKLPCFVIIDKDGKIASRSYVNLGEQELVTILDKLTGLSAPKVDPNAQMQQQLQIDPTAPQAGNPQPAPTK, from the coding sequence ATGAAAAAATATCTTTTATTGTTTATCATCGCGATTTTCGTGATGTCTTGTTCAAAAAAAGTAGAAGTAAAAGGAAAAATTACAGGAAGCTCACCATTAGAAAGAATCGAATTTGTAGAAGCTTCCGGAGTAGGAACATTGCCTTTAATTAATATCGGTCTGGATAAAGATGGCAACTTTTCAGGAAGCTTTGAAGCACCTAAAGATGGAATGTATGTTATCAATTATGCCAACAAACAAAACCTGATCTACCTTGAAGGAGGACAAAAAGTAAATATCTCTGGAAATGCAATGACATTCCCGAATGAATATGTGATTACCGGAGATGCTAAAAAGAATAACGACTTCCTTGCCGCTACCCAGAAGTTCTTAGGAGAATATGGCAGCAAAATTGACCTGAGACAGATGATGGCAGGGGATGAAGCAGCGTTCGTGAAAGGGATGCAGAAAGTAGAAGCGGATATCAATAAGAATGTTGATGATCTTGCAGCTAAAAATAACCCTAGTAAAGCCCTTTTAGCTTGGAAGAAAAATGATGTTAAGGTAACGGTTCTTAATCTTCTTGCCAATTATGAAATGTCTCATGGAGCAATGGCTGGAAATCCTTCTTATAAAGCTTCTAAAGCTTTAACAGATTATGAAGCTAAACTGGATAATGATAAAGAGGCTATGGTGAAATCTATTCCACTTTACAGACAGTATCTTCTTGTAAAAATGACTCCTGATTTTCAAAAATATGCAGAAGCAAACAGTAAAAATAAAACTGGAATTACTACTTCAGAAATGTTTGCTAAATATTTAAGTACTAAAAAAGATCTTTCTCAAACAGCGAAGGACTATCTTTTAGCATTTGTAATGGCTCAGGCAGACATTCACCCTACCTCTCCAACAGCTAATATTGATAAGATTAAAAAACTTATTGATACTGATATCAAAGACGCTACTATTAAAAGTGACCTGTTGAAAATGCAGATGGCTATTACAGGTATTAAGATTGGTGAAGTTGCTCCGGAAGCAGCTTTGGTAAAGCAGGATGGAAAAGCGTATAAGCTTTCTGAAAATAAAGGAAAGCCATATATGTTATTCTTCTATGCTTCATGGAATCCTTATATCAGCGAAGCTACAGTACCGGTGTTAAAAGAAGTTGTTAATTTCTACAAATCTAAAATGAACTTTGTTTTTGTAAATGTGGATGATACAAAAGATCAGTTTATCAAAACCAGCAATTCATTATTAAAAGGAATTCAGGGAGTAAATGTATACGGAGAAAAAGGAATGGAGTCTGATATTGCTAAAAAATATGGAGTATACGGATTTAAACTACCTTGCTTTGTAATCATTGATAAAGATGGAAAGATTGCCAGCAGATCATATGTAAACCTTGGTGAGCAGGAGTTAGTCACTATTTTGGATAAACTAACAGGACTTTCAGCTCCAAAAGTAGATCCAAATGCACAAATGCAGCAGCAATTGCAGATTGATCCTACTGCACCGCAGGCAGGAAACCCTCAGCCAGCACCTACAAAATAA
- the rlmD gene encoding 23S rRNA (uracil(1939)-C(5))-methyltransferase RlmD, whose translation MSRKNKKNLVLENIKLLTAGAKGVAIGKTEDGKTVLVSGAIPGDRVNVRVKKAKSKYYEGEAVEVLEKSPFRAEPKCVHFGTCGGCKWQNMSYEKQLDFKQEEVYNNIKRIGGIEEFETMPILGSKEQYFYRNKMEFSFSNARWLTQYEISSEENFGSKDALGFHIPGMWSKILDLKECFLQEDPSNAIRLAVKKYAVDNGLDFFDVRNHEGFLRTLMMRQNSKGEWMVLFQLFREEKENREKLFAFILEKFPQIKTLVYAINPKANDSIYDLDINVYFGEGYLMEEMDGLKFKIGPKSFFQTNYKQALELYRKTLEFADLKGDEVVYDLYTGTGTIAQYVARNAKQVIGIESVQEAIDAAIEHAELNGLTNTTFYCGDMKNVFNDEFMENHPKADVLITDPPRDGMHQKVVEQILKLAPEKVVYVSCNSATQARDLALMKEDYTVVKILPVDMFPQTHHVENIALLIKK comes from the coding sequence ATGAGCAGAAAGAATAAGAAAAATTTAGTTCTTGAAAATATAAAGCTGTTGACTGCCGGAGCAAAAGGAGTAGCTATTGGAAAAACGGAAGATGGAAAGACTGTATTGGTTTCTGGGGCAATTCCCGGAGATCGTGTTAACGTAAGAGTGAAAAAAGCCAAGTCTAAATATTATGAGGGAGAAGCAGTGGAAGTACTGGAGAAATCTCCTTTCAGAGCAGAACCAAAATGTGTTCATTTTGGAACTTGCGGCGGTTGCAAATGGCAGAATATGAGCTATGAAAAGCAGCTTGATTTTAAACAGGAAGAAGTATATAACAATATCAAAAGAATTGGAGGTATTGAAGAGTTTGAAACCATGCCAATTTTAGGATCAAAAGAGCAGTATTTTTATAGAAATAAAATGGAATTCTCTTTCTCCAATGCAAGATGGCTTACTCAATATGAAATCAGCTCTGAAGAGAACTTTGGAAGCAAAGATGCTTTAGGGTTTCATATTCCTGGGATGTGGAGCAAGATTTTAGACCTTAAAGAATGTTTCCTGCAGGAAGATCCTTCCAATGCCATCAGATTAGCTGTGAAAAAATATGCTGTAGATAATGGTCTGGATTTCTTTGATGTAAGAAACCATGAAGGCTTCCTGAGAACACTGATGATGAGACAAAACTCTAAAGGAGAATGGATGGTATTGTTCCAGTTGTTTAGAGAAGAAAAAGAAAACAGAGAAAAGCTTTTTGCTTTCATATTAGAGAAGTTTCCACAGATCAAAACATTGGTGTACGCCATTAATCCAAAAGCCAATGACTCTATTTATGATCTGGATATCAATGTCTATTTTGGGGAAGGATATTTAATGGAAGAAATGGATGGGCTGAAGTTTAAAATTGGACCAAAATCATTCTTCCAGACCAATTATAAGCAAGCTCTAGAGTTGTACAGAAAAACACTTGAATTTGCAGATTTGAAAGGAGATGAAGTGGTGTACGATTTATATACAGGAACCGGAACCATTGCTCAGTATGTGGCAAGAAATGCAAAACAGGTAATCGGAATAGAATCTGTTCAGGAAGCCATTGATGCAGCCATTGAGCATGCGGAATTGAATGGCCTTACCAACACTACATTCTATTGTGGAGATATGAAAAATGTCTTTAACGATGAATTTATGGAAAACCATCCAAAAGCAGATGTTTTGATTACCGATCCTCCAAGAGACGGAATGCACCAAAAAGTAGTGGAGCAAATATTAAAATTGGCTCCGGAAAAAGTAGTGTATGTAAGTTGTAACTCAGCAACACAGGCTAGAGATCTTGCACTGATGAAAGAAGATTATACCGTAGTGAAAATTTTACCGGTAGATATGTTCCCACAAACTCATCATGTGGAAAATATAGCATTGCTGATTAAAAAATAA
- a CDS encoding succinate dehydrogenase/fumarate reductase iron-sulfur subunit — MKIWRQKNSKTKGQFETYKISDVSTDSSFLEMLDILNENLINEGKEPIAFDHDCREGICGMCSLYINGRAHGPDTGITTCQLHMRMFKDGETIVIEPWRSAAFPVIKDLMVDRSAFDRVMAAGGFISVNTSGNTLDANAIPVPKEDADKAMDAAACIGCGACVATCKNGSAMLFVGAKVSQYALLPQGRVEAKRRVLNMVKAMDEEGFGNCSNTGACEVECPKGISLENIARMNREYMSALVDQG; from the coding sequence CTGAAAATTTGGAGACAAAAAAATAGTAAAACTAAAGGTCAGTTTGAGACCTATAAAATATCAGATGTATCTACAGATTCTTCATTTTTGGAGATGTTAGATATTCTGAACGAAAATTTAATTAACGAAGGTAAAGAACCTATCGCTTTCGATCACGACTGTCGTGAAGGAATCTGCGGGATGTGTTCCCTTTACATCAATGGTAGAGCTCATGGTCCTGATACAGGTATTACTACTTGCCAGCTTCACATGAGAATGTTCAAAGATGGAGAGACTATCGTTATTGAACCTTGGAGAAGTGCTGCTTTCCCTGTTATCAAAGATTTGATGGTGGATAGAAGCGCCTTCGACAGAGTAATGGCAGCAGGTGGTTTTATCTCTGTAAATACTTCAGGAAATACGTTGGATGCTAACGCTATTCCTGTTCCTAAAGAAGATGCAGATAAAGCAATGGATGCTGCAGCTTGTATCGGATGTGGAGCTTGTGTGGCTACCTGTAAAAACGGATCGGCAATGCTGTTCGTGGGGGCTAAAGTTTCTCAGTACGCATTACTTCCTCAAGGTAGAGTAGAAGCTAAGAGAAGAGTTCTGAACATGGTGAAGGCTATGGACGAAGAAGGATTCGGAAACTGTTCAAACACTGGAGCTTGCGAAGTTGAGTGTCCTAAAGGTATTTCTCTTGAGAATATCGCAAGAATGAACAGAGAATACATGTCTGCTCTTGTAGATCAAGGATAG